The Cycloclasticus sp. genomic sequence AGAAAAATCCATTCGACCTGTCGGTAGCGACACAGAAATACCTGTTGACGTAAGAATCCTCAGTGCAACCCACAAAAATTTAAGCACCCTCGTGGAACTGGGCTATTTTCGACAAGACTTATATTACCGTATCAATGTTATCGAATTACCACTACCCAAACTGAGTGAGCGTAAAGAAGACATTAAACAACTCGTGAGCCACATACTCAATAAATTAAATAGCGCTCAACATGACACCATAAAGCTCACGAAGGATGCCTTAAAGGCACTTGAGCAATACAGTTTTCCCGGTAATGTTCGTGAGCTGGAGAACATATTAGAACGCGCCTTCACATTATGTGATGACAATGTCATCCAGCAAAGCGATTTACAATTACCCAAACTTGACAGCAGAACAAGCCTCTCTAGCGAAGCAAAGCCAATCGCACAAAAAAACACCGCCCTACAAGCAGACGCGCCATTAGAAGATTATCTTGGCATATTGGAAAAAGAGGCCATTGTTAACGCACTAGAAAAAACACGCTGGAACAAAACTGCAGCAGCCAAAGAGCTTGGGATTACATTTCGCGCATTACGTTATCGTTTAAAAAAACTAGAGCTGGAAGACTAAAAATAAGTGACCTTCAGCGTCACTTTATGACAAAAAAATCATTAGACCCCTGCTGCTTTAAAAAACCCTAAAAGCTCATCAAATAAAACAACTTTGCAATCATAAGGTTATAAAAAATAAATCAATAAAATATGACATGGCATAGTCTATGCATTAATCTACCTGCAAGTAAAATTTATTACATCTTAATAAGGATATAAACATGAAAAACCTACAAACAATGAAACAAAACGGTCAAAAGGGTTTCACCCTGATCGAACTAATGATCGTAGTCGCGATTATTGGTATTTTGGCTGCGTTAGCGATTCCCGCTTACAAAGATTACACCATTAAAGCACGTGTAAACGAAGGTGCCTCTGTTAGTGGCGCCGTTAAAACAGCAATGGAAGTGTACTGGAGTGAAAAAGGAAACCTCACAAATGCATACCTTTCCACTTCAATTTTTGGACATGAATCCCTAGGCGTAAGCACTGTTGCATCACAATATGTATCCGAAATTTCAATAACAGGTGACACGACATTCCCGCGTATTACGGTAGCATTACGAACACTAAACGACCTTGGTGAGGCATCAGGTAAGTGCTTCCAATACATTCCTTATATTGATGGTGGTCAAGCATCTAATTTAACTTGGGCAGTAGCGGGCGAAGTAGCACCATCAGACGCCATCACAGCTAGCTCAACAGATGTTGACAAGTCTACTGCCTTTGCTGCATCCGACATCGTCGTTGAAGCTGTAGGTAATAATGCTTGCGCGGTTGCCGACGGAATTAAAAGCAAATACAAACCAAGACGTTAATAATAACAATTGAGTCTATTAACAAAATGCAAAGGCGGCCGAAAGGTCGCCTTTTTTATGAGCTGGAAATCATTATTATTAATCGGTCTACCGGCTCTACTCATTAGCGCTTTAATATATGGCCCTGGTGTAAGCGGGCCATTTATATTTGACGACCAAAGCAGTATTACAAAAAATTCGCTTCTACGAATAACAACTCTTAACAGCGACAGCCTAGTTGCAAGCGCACAATCAGGGCACGCAGGCCCCCTTAAAAGGCCCATTCCAATGATGAGTTTCGCGCTTAACTATTTATGGAACGGCAAATACCAAGCTTCTACCTTTAAAATAACCAACATAGTTATTCACGCTATCAATGGCTTACTTGTTTTTGTTTTATGCCGGCAGCTAATTCAGCTTCTATATAAAAAAAGTTCAACCCCAAGACAAAGATTCATTATTGCAGCCTCAATCTCGGCTCTTTGGCTGGTTCACCCTATCAACCTAACAAGCGTTCTTTACATCGTTCAAAGAATGACCTCTTTAAGTGCTCTGTTCAGTTTACTGTGCATTATTTTTTACTTATCTGCGAGACAGACCCATACGGAAAAAAACTCCACCTTTAAAGCTATTCTCTATAGCAAATCCAGCTTTACATGCTGGGTTTTTGCCTTATACAGCAAAGAAAATGCAGCGGTTATTCCTTTGATTCTACTTACAATAGAAAGCATTGTTTTTAACAATAATTTTCTTCTGGGCTATTTTAAAAAGGCAACTAGCGGCTTAAAAATAACATTCTGCCTCGCAGCTTGTTACTTGCTCTATGAGCTCTTTATATTTGCTTATAACGGCTATGGTTCACGAGATTTTACGATGTTTGAGAGACTGCTAACGCAAAGCCGTGTATTAACTTTCTATGTTTCTTTAATTTTCATCCCCAGATTAGATGCTTTTGGCCTATTTCACGATGACATACTAATTTCCACATCACTAATTACCCCCCTCACAGCAATCCCTTCAATTGCATTTATCACAGCATTACTTGTGTCCGCATTCTACTTTAAACACAAGAACCCTTTGTTTTCACTAGGTGTACTATGGTTTTTTATAGGTCACTTGATCGAGTCAACAATAATTCCTTTAGAAATGGCTCATGAGCATAGGAACTATCTCCCTTCATTAGGGCTCATATTGTCCGCATACTCATTGGTTAACTTAAATAAAATCACTGACAAAAAAAACCTTTTTGCCATACTCTCTTTATGCGTACTATGCAGCCTCACAACCGCGACTAGAGCCTATCAATGGGGCAGCTTTGAAAGGCTTGCTTTTTTTGAAGCTAAACATCACCCGCAATCTGCTGCTGCACAAGCACTTAATAGTAATATTAATCATAAAATTGGCAATATAGAATCCGCTATTGAATCTATAAAAAAAGCGATGCTACTCGCGCCAGAAGAAGCAACATACACGCTACATTATCAGCATATGCTGACTGAAATAGGGCAGAGTGTTCCACCTACACTGCAAAACGAGACATTAAGAAGGTTGAACCAACACACATTAACGCCGTCAACACGAGGCGCCTTAATGAGTATTTCTACTTGCCTGACAAAAGAGTCCTGTAAAGGAATAGTCAGCAACTACATGGCGTGGTTAAAATTGATTTTGACCAATCACCCAGATAGCTCCCTCTTTCATTACCTATACGGCAAAGGTTTTGAGGCTAAGGGCAATAGTTTGCAAGCACTAAATGAATTTCAAAAATCGCATTTATTGGATAAAAACTACTTAGACCCACTGATCAGTATGATTATCATTTTAATAAAAAATGGTCAACTACGGCAAGCAGAAGAGGTTTTACAATGGGCAGAAGAAAAAAACAAAACTGTTGAAATTCCTCATACTGAGGACCTCAGAAAGCTACGAGAAGGAATTACAGAATTGATGAAAAGCGCTCCAACAAACACCACTAAGTAAAACCAAGGGGCCGGCCTACTCTCAATATAAAGCAAATCCTTTAATCATTCTAAAAAATCGACAGCATACTATCTAGCGACTTTTTAGCCATAACCTTATCGTCTTCTGCCACTTGAATTTGATTAACCAAATTTCCTTCAACCAAATTCTCAAGCACCCATGCCAAATGCTGCGGATCGGTTCTAAACATGGTGGAACACATCGCCACGGTAGGTGACATAAAGTGGACGTGCTTGCCTTGGTCCTTCACCTCTTCTTTTAAGCGGTTAACCAAATTAAGCTCTGTTGCAATCAACCAGCGTGTATTTGATTTTGCTTCACGAACGGTTTTTAGAATGGCTTCTGTTGAGCCAACATAATCGGCTTTTTCACACACTTCAAAATTAGCCTCTGGGTGTGCAATAACGATTGTTTCTGGATATTGCTTTTTAAAATCATCAATTTGATTGGCTTGAAACATTTGATGAACCGAACAAAAACCTTTCCACAAAATCATTTTTGCATTGTTAATTTGTTCTTTTGTTAACCCGCCCATCGGCTGATTGAAATCCCACACGACCATTTCTTCTTGTGGGATACCCATTCTATAACCAGTGTTTCTACCAAGATGCTCATCTGGGAAGAACAATATCTTTTCACGTTTCTCAAAACACCAATTGAGTACTTTCTCGGCGTTTGACGAAGTACATACGATACCCTCATGACGACCGCAGAAAGCTTTTAAGTCTGCTGCTGAGTTGATATAGGTGACCGGTGTCACCATCTCATCAGCATTAAGAACTGCATTTAATTCTTTCCAGCTACGCTCAACATTTTTCAAATTAGCCATGTCTGCCATTGAACAACCTGCAGCAAGGTCGGGCAAGATAGTAATTTGCTCTGGACGTGACAAAATATCGGACACTTCTGCCATAAAATGTACGCCACAAAAAACGATGAATTCTGCTTTTGAGTCAGCCGCATAAGCGGAAAGCTTTAACGAATCACCACTAACATCTGCGTGTTTAAACACTTCATTACGCTGGTAGTGATGGCCCAAAATAACGCAGCGATCACCTAACGTTTCTTTCGCGGCTTGAATACGTTGATCGCACTCTTCATCACTGAGCAATGAATAATCTTGAATATTGCGTACAGGTGTAGACATAACAAATAACCTTATTTTTCTTCAACCACAGGTGGTTTTCTTAAACGAATACCCAGCTCTTTAAGCTGCGCGTCGCTCACCATTGCCGGCGCTGATGTTAATGGACACGCCGCTGTTTGCGTTTTCGGGAATGCCATCACGTCGCGGATTGTACTCGCACCGGACATCAACATAACCAAGCGATCCATGCCAAAAGCAATACCACCGTGTGGTGGACAGCCGTACTCTAGCGCATCCAGTAAGAAACCAAATTTTTCTTTAGATTCTTCCTCTTCAAGGCCTAGTAGATTAAACACCGCTTGTTGCATATCAGTTTTATGAATACGGATAGAACCACCACCTACTTCGGTACCATTAAGCACTAAATCGTAAGCTCTTGAGATTGTTTGACCCGGGTTAGCTTGCAATGCTGCAATATCTCCAGCAGGTGCTGTAAACGGATGGTGCAGGGCTGTCCAGCGGTTTGATTTTTCATCCCAATCGAACATAGGAAAGTCGATAACCCAAACAGGTTCCCAGTCACCTTCTAATAAGCCTTGGTCTTTGCCAATTTTGTCACGCAAGGCGCCCAATGCTTCGTTAACTACTTTAATGCTGTCTGCACCAAAAAAGACGATGTCGCCCGTTTGCGCTTCTGTTCGTTGCATGATGGATTCAACAACATCATCCGGCAAAAATTTCAGAATCGGTGACTGCAAGCCGTCAATGCCAGCCGCGCGGTCATTCACTTTAATATACGCCAACCCTTTCGCGCCATAGATGCTGACGAATTTTGTATATTCATCAATGTTTTTACGGCTTAGTGAACCAGCGCCCGGTACGCGCAATGCGGCTACACGGCCTGTTTCACTGTTTGCAGGGCCAGAGAATACCTTAAATTCAACACCTGCCATTAAGTCGCCCACGTCTTTTAATACTAATGGGTTACGTAAATCTGGGCGATCTGTGCCATACAGATCCATCGCATCGGCATAAGTAATCGTTGGGAATTGTTCTGGTAACGTCACATCAATCACTTCACTAAATAGTCGGCGAATCATGCCTTCCATCATTGCCATAATTTGAGTCTCGTCCATAAACGAGGTTTCAATATCCAATTGGGTAAATTCTGGCTGACGATCCGCACGTAAATCTTCATCACGGAAGCAACGCACTACCTGATAATAACGATCCATACCGGCAATCATTAACAATTGTTTAAATAACTGCGGTGATTGCGGCAAGGCAAAAAAGCTATTTTCGTGGGTACGACTAGGGACTAAATAATCACGCGCGCCTTCTGGTGTTGCTTTGGTTAAGAATGGTGTTTCAATTTCGTAAAAACCTTCATCTTCTAGAAAACGGCGAAGGTTTAATGTTGCTTCGCGACGCATGCGAATTTTTTCCAGCATTTCTGGACGACGTAAATCGATATAACGGTAGCGCAGGCGCAGTTCTTCGTTTACTTCAATATCGCCATCTACTTGAATAGGCGGTGTTTTAGATTCGTTAAGCACTTCTAAGTTCAAGCCTAACAGTTCGATTTGACCAGTCTTCATTTTAGGGTTTACCGTGCCTTCTGGACGACGGCGTACACGGCCACGAAGTTTCAACACGTATTCGCCACGCACACTTTCGGCAATCGCAAACGAATCTGCACGATCAGGGTCGTAAACCACTTGAACAATGCCCTCGCGATCACGCAAGTCAATAAAAATAACGCCACCGTGATCGCGTCGTCTATGCACCCATCCGCAAATTTCTACTTCTTGATCTAGGTCTTTTTCGTTAATGTCGCCGCAATAATGACTACGCATTTATTTTATTCCTTACTGTCATGTTTTATTGAATCGTTAGCAATAAGAGCCGAAAGCTCTTATTTACTCTCACTCGATGTTTTCTTTTCACTCGTGCTCTTTGACGAGCCTTCCGCTAAGTTTTTCTTATTACCGCTTTTAAAATCTGTTTCGTACCAGCCATTGCCTTTTAATCGAAAGCCTGCCGCGGAAATCATTTTAGTCAATGTTTCTTCGCCACACTCTGGGCACTTTGTTAAAGGTGCGTCACTGATTTTTCGCAACGCCTCACAACGATGCTCGCACGCACCGCATTTGTATTCATAAATAGGCATGTTTTAATTTCGCTCCGACAATACTAAAATGTTGACCCGCGCGCAAAAACACACAAGCACTTAACTGAACTCGCTATTTTCGGCGATTTACAAGGTCTATAGCAAGCAATGTATGTAAAATAAGCTGAATTTATAGCGAATACGATCTAATTCAGGCAAATATGACAGCTCAACTAACCATTACTAAACCAGATGATTGGCACTTGCACCTACGTGATGGCGATGCACTAAGCACTACCGTTGCGTTTACGGCCAACCAATTTCAACGGGCTATCATCATGCCTAATTTAGCGCAGCCTATTGTCAACGCAGAATTAGCCACTGCTTATCGGCAGCGAATTTTAAATGCCATACCTAAGGGCAGCAGCTTTCAACCGTTGATGACGATTTACCTAACAAACAACACCAGCGTCGATGATATTAGGCAAGCAAGCTTAAACGAACATATTTTTGCTGCGAAACTATACCCTGCCGGCGCCACAACCAACTCATCCAATGGTGTTACTGACGTAGAAAAATTAGCCCCAGTTTTGCAGGAAATGCAAAAATGCGACCTTCCATTACTCGTTCATGCCGAAGTAACTGACTCTGACATCGATATTTTTGATCGCGAACAGGCGTTTATCGACAGACACTTAAGCGCTATTAGGCGTAACTTCCCAGAACTACGAATCGTACTGGAGCACGCAACTACTGAACAAGCCATTCACTTTGTAGAAGAAAATAATCACACCGCGGCTACGCTAACGCCACAGCACCTTTTATTTAACCGAAATGACTTATTGGCTGGCGGTATTCGCCCGCACAATTACTGCCTACCTATTCTAAAACGCGAAACACACCGAAAAGCACTGGTAAAAGCTGCTGTCAGTGGCAACCCCAAGTTTTTCCTTGGAACAGATAGCGCGCCACATGCCACTAACGCAAAAGAAGCCAGCTGTGGTTGCGCCGGTTGCTTTACAGCTCACGCCGCAATTGAGCTTTATGCTGAAATATTTGATAAGGAAAACGCCTTAGATAAACTGGAGGGTTTCAGCAGTTTTCATGGGCCAGATTTCTATCAATTAGCGAGAAACGAGCAAACAATAACCTTGCTTAAAAAACAGTGGCAAGCACCTACTCATTACTCATTTAACGAACAAACACTCACGCCCTTCAGACAAGAAACTCCTTTGAGCTGGACAATAAAACGTTAAAGCGCATCAGACAATAGACAATAAAAAGCCCCGATTACGGGGCTTTTTATTTGCGTTCTTATTTACTCATCATCGAATATATCTTCATCATCCAGCGGTGGGTTGCCATCGTAAATCAAGTAATTACGGCGTTGAAAATAAGCACTCCTTTCAAACTCATATGGATCTAACGATGCTTGATCAACGATCTTTTTTGTCATTATTAAGTCGGCTCGAAGGTCAACACCTTTCAGCGCGATAGTCGCCCACATTGCATCAGAGTCGTTAATTTGCTGAATAGGATCTACAAATGCATCCGCATAAAGACCGACCGTATCACGTAAGGTACTTGATCCCAATATTGGCAACACGACGTATGGGCCTGTACCCAATCCATAGGCACCGAGTGTCTGACCAAAGTCTTCTTTGTGCTTTGGCATGCCCATATCGGTCGCCACATCAACAAAGCCAAGTATACCCACTGTCGTATTCACTGCTACACGGCCAGCATCTGATATCGCTTGGTTAAATTTAAGTTGCAATACGTCATTTACAAAAACAACCACGTCATCTAAGTTGCTAAAAAAGTTAGTAATGCTTGTATCGACAATCTCCGGCGTTACATACTGATAACCTTTAGCTGCAGGTTCAAGAATGTATTCATCCGCTTTTTCATTGAATTGATAAATGCCTCTATTGACGTACTCTAAAGGGTCATTCTCTTCTTGCGATGTCAGTGATGCACAACCAGACAACATAGCCGTCGTGGCAATAACTGTACACACCATTCCTTTTTTTAAATAAACCGCTAATCCCATTGAAACTCTCTCCAATTAATTTTGAGGCAACTTTATCACGCCACCCGATGGTCGTTGATTTATTATAGCGGGTATATTTTTAAATTGTTAGCAGACAACAGATGCCAAATCCCGATGTAAAAACCATGTCCAATCGTTTTCGTAGCTATCTGCCAGTGGTCGTAGATATTGAAACAGCAGGGTTTAACGCAAAGACCGATGCTTTATTGGAAATGGCAGTTGTTATTCCAGCTATGGATGAATCTGGCCAGCTGGTTATTCAATCATCTCACCGTGAACACGTGGTCCCTTTTGAGGGTGCCAACCTAGACCCTGCCGCTTTAAAGTTCAATGGCATCGATCCATACCACCCATTTCGCATGGCCATTGATGAAAAAGAGGCGCTTAGAAAATTATTTGCTCCAGTGAGAGAAGCGGTTAAAGCTCAGCAATGCACTCGCGCTATTTTAGTGGGGCACAACCCCGCTTTTGACATTGCTTTTATGAATGCAGCCGTACAACGCACTAATTTTAAGCGAAACCCATTTCACCCTTTTAGTACCTTCGATACTGCCACGCTAGGTGGTTTGGCTTATGGGCAAACTGTATTGGCTAAGGCGGCGAAAGCCGCAGGCATTGAATGGGATAGCGAGCAAGCTCACTCGGCGTTGTATGACGCCGAGCAAACCGCCGTTTTATTTTGCAAGATTGTTAATCAGTGGGATGAGTTCGCTAAGCAGCTTTAATGTTATCTAATAACGCTTTCAATTCACCGCTTTCAAACATTTCGATCAAAATATCAGCGCCGCCGACTAACTCACCATTCACATATAATTGTGGGAAAGTTGGCCAGTTTGAATAAACTTTTAGCCCTTCTCTAATATCATTATCGTCAAAAATATTAACGTAGGCAAATTCGACTTCACACGCCTGTAGAATTTGAACCACTTTGCTTGAAAAGCCACATTGTGGGAAATAAGGCGTCCCTTTCATGTACAACAGAACAGTGTGACTATTGAGCTGCTCTTCTATTCGTTCATTAATACTCATATCTATACCTTCAAAAAAATTGTAAGTTAATTATACCCGAATACTTAAATTTAAGATTTAATTCCGTAACCGCCACCGCCCGGTGTTTTAACAGTCAAGCGATCGCCGGCGCTAACATCAACACTTACTTTTCCTGCCAACGGTTCATTATTCAACCAGTTTTCACCACATTTCCCATTATCAGCACCCTTTAAACCCCAAGGCTGATGTCGCCTTCTTTCTGTTAACAACGTGACATTTGCCGGCTGTAAAAACAGTAATTCTCGAATTAAGCCGTCTCCGCCTTGATGTTCACCTGCACCACCTGAGTTTTTGCGAATTTGATAACTACTCACCCGTAAAGGGTAGTGCATCTCTAATGACTCAATCGGCGTATTAAGGGTATTCGTCATATGCGTTTGCACGCCTGACAAGCCAGCATACTGACGACCGGCCCCCATGCCGCCACCTATTGTTTCGTAATAATTCCAACTGCCTATTTCTGTTCGAGCGCCCATTGCTAAGTTATTCATACTGCCATGACTCGCTGCTGGGATTTTCTCTGGGATGGCTTTCGCTAACGCACCCATCACAACATCAACAAGGCGCGTACTCGTTTCCACATTACCCGCTGCCACCGCTGCGGGTTTAATCGCGTTAATCAACGAACCGTGAGGCGCTTTTATTTTAATTCGCTTATATACACCAAAACACGCCGGTGTATTAGCCGGCATTAAACATCTAAAAACATAATAAACGGCGGCCGCCACCACTGATAACGGGCAGTTAATATTGCCATTAACTTGTGGCGATGTGCCAGTAAAATTCGCTAATACCGCGCCTTTTTTCACCATCAGGCTGAGTTTAATTTCAATATCTTGAGCGCCTAGACCATCATCGTCCATCAGATCAACAAAATCATAATCGCCATCAGGAATGCTATCTAATAACTGACGCATCAAACGGTCGCCATAATTATTTAGATGTTCAAGTGCACGCCGATATTGCTCAACACCCGCCTCCGCTACAATCGACAATAAACGCTTTGCGCCGCGCTGATTTGAACTAATTTGCGCATTAAAGTCACCGGTCGATTCGACCGTATTTCTTAAGGCCTCCTTTATCTCATCAAACTCTGCAGACGCCACATTATTTCGCATAATTTTGATAGGCGAAATAATCAAACCCTCTTCGTCCAACCGCTTCGCTAATGGCATTGAACCGGGCGTATCTGAGCCAATATCTGCGTGATGCGCACGATTAGCAACAAACCCGACCAATACCGAGCTCACATGCACAGGGCATACTAAGGTGACATCGGGCAAGTGTGTACCGCCTAAGTATGGGTCATTAAAAGCCACCATATCACCTACTTGCCAGTCAAATTGATCGACAATATCTTGCATCGCATAGGCCATGCTCCCTAAATGAACAGGGATGTGTGCCGCCTGCGCGCACAATTGCCCTTGTGCATCAAAAACTGCACAGGAAAAATCCAGCCGGTCTTTAATATTCGGAGAAAAGGCGGCCCGTTGTAAAACCGCACCCATTTCATCGCAAACAGACTCAATTCGACTGGAAAAAATACTTAACTCAATGGCGTCCATGGTTGATTAGTTGCTGATTCTCATATAGGGAATTATAATGATCTATTAACAAAATAGGCAGCCGGATTAGGCTGCCTTTGTTTTTATACAAATTTAACTTAATTATTAAGGCCTGTTATGCACCACCACATTATGCCAACCTACGCATCCTTACCTGTTCGCTTTGTTAAAGGCGAAGGTGCATGGCTTTGGGACGACAAAGGCAACAAGTACCTTGACGCGTTATCCGGCATCGCCGTTTGTGGTTTAGGTCACGCGCACCCAGAAATAGCCGCTGCTATTAGCGAACAGGCTAATACCTTAATGCACACCTCAAACCTTTACTACATTGAGAAACAAGAGAAACTAGCCGACAAGCTTTGCGAACTAACCGGCATGAACGATGTGTTTTTTAGCAATTCCGGCGCTGAGGCTAATGAGGCCGCGATCAAAGTCGCACGTCGCTTTGCCCACGCTAAAGGCATACAAAATCCTATCATCGTCACCATGAATGATAGCTTCCACGGTCGAACACTAGCCACCTTAACGGCCACAGGCAACCCAAAAGTTAAAGAAGGCTTTGCACCACTTCCTGACGGTTTTTGTCATATTCCATACGACGACGTTAGCGCGCTAGAGACACTGGCTAAACAGCATGCCAATATCGTTGCCGTACTGGTCGAGCCCATCCAAGGCGAAAGCGGTATTAATATTCCCGCAACTGATTACCTGAATAAACTGCGTGATATTTGCGATAAAAATGACTGGTTGCTCATGCTGGATGAAATCCAAACCGGTGTTGGCCGCACCGGCAGCTTTTTAGCCAGCCAACAAAACAACGTTACCGCAGACGTCGTTACAATGGCAAAAGCACTCGGCAATGGCGTACCGATTGGCGCTTGCCTAACCTCTAACAAGGCGACCGGCTTGCTAACCGCTGGGACGCATGGCTCTACTTTTGGCGGCAACCCATTAGCTTGCGCCGCTGCTCTGAAGGTTATAGAGATCGTAGAACGCGACCAACTCGCGCTACGCGCCGAACAACTCGGCAATAACATGGCTAATGCCTTCAAGGAAAAGTTACAATCTTGTGCGCACGTTGTTGAAATCAGGCAAAAAGGCCTAATGATCGGTATTGAATTATCAACGCCTTGCAGCGAGCTTGTGAGCAAGGCTTTAGAAAAAAACCTGCTAATCAACGTTGCCGGCGGTAACACGGTACGACTACTACCACCACTTACGATTAG encodes the following:
- a CDS encoding prepilin-type N-terminal cleavage/methylation domain-containing protein, coding for MKNLQTMKQNGQKGFTLIELMIVVAIIGILAALAIPAYKDYTIKARVNEGASVSGAVKTAMEVYWSEKGNLTNAYLSTSIFGHESLGVSTVASQYVSEISITGDTTFPRITVALRTLNDLGEASGKCFQYIPYIDGGQASNLTWAVAGEVAPSDAITASSTDVDKSTAFAASDIVVEAVGNNACAVADGIKSKYKPRR
- a CDS encoding VacJ family lipoprotein → MGLAVYLKKGMVCTVIATTAMLSGCASLTSQEENDPLEYVNRGIYQFNEKADEYILEPAAKGYQYVTPEIVDTSITNFFSNLDDVVVFVNDVLQLKFNQAISDAGRVAVNTTVGILGFVDVATDMGMPKHKEDFGQTLGAYGLGTGPYVVLPILGSSTLRDTVGLYADAFVDPIQQINDSDAMWATIALKGVDLRADLIMTKKIVDQASLDPYEFERSAYFQRRNYLIYDGNPPLDDEDIFDDE
- the grxD gene encoding Grx4 family monothiol glutaredoxin, which translates into the protein MSINERIEEQLNSHTVLLYMKGTPYFPQCGFSSKVVQILQACEVEFAYVNIFDDNDIREGLKVYSNWPTFPQLYVNGELVGGADILIEMFESGELKALLDNIKAA
- a CDS encoding zinc ribbon domain-containing protein, encoding MPIYEYKCGACEHRCEALRKISDAPLTKCPECGEETLTKMISAAGFRLKGNGWYETDFKSGNKKNLAEGSSKSTSEKKTSSESK
- the pyrC gene encoding dihydroorotase, which produces MTAQLTITKPDDWHLHLRDGDALSTTVAFTANQFQRAIIMPNLAQPIVNAELATAYRQRILNAIPKGSSFQPLMTIYLTNNTSVDDIRQASLNEHIFAAKLYPAGATTNSSNGVTDVEKLAPVLQEMQKCDLPLLVHAEVTDSDIDIFDREQAFIDRHLSAIRRNFPELRIVLEHATTEQAIHFVEENNHTAATLTPQHLLFNRNDLLAGGIRPHNYCLPILKRETHRKALVKAAVSGNPKFFLGTDSAPHATNAKEASCGCAGCFTAHAAIELYAEIFDKENALDKLEGFSSFHGPDFYQLARNEQTITLLKKQWQAPTHYSFNEQTLTPFRQETPLSWTIKR
- the rnt gene encoding ribonuclease T: MPNPDVKTMSNRFRSYLPVVVDIETAGFNAKTDALLEMAVVIPAMDESGQLVIQSSHREHVVPFEGANLDPAALKFNGIDPYHPFRMAIDEKEALRKLFAPVREAVKAQQCTRAILVGHNPAFDIAFMNAAVQRTNFKRNPFHPFSTFDTATLGGLAYGQTVLAKAAKAAGIEWDSEQAHSALYDAEQTAVLFCKIVNQWDEFAKQL
- the nadA gene encoding quinolinate synthase NadA is translated as MSTPVRNIQDYSLLSDEECDQRIQAAKETLGDRCVILGHHYQRNEVFKHADVSGDSLKLSAYAADSKAEFIVFCGVHFMAEVSDILSRPEQITILPDLAAGCSMADMANLKNVERSWKELNAVLNADEMVTPVTYINSAADLKAFCGRHEGIVCTSSNAEKVLNWCFEKREKILFFPDEHLGRNTGYRMGIPQEEMVVWDFNQPMGGLTKEQINNAKMILWKGFCSVHQMFQANQIDDFKKQYPETIVIAHPEANFEVCEKADYVGSTEAILKTVREAKSNTRWLIATELNLVNRLKEEVKDQGKHVHFMSPTVAMCSTMFRTDPQHLAWVLENLVEGNLVNQIQVAEDDKVMAKKSLDSMLSIF
- a CDS encoding hydantoinase B/oxoprolinase family protein, which codes for MDAIELSIFSSRIESVCDEMGAVLQRAAFSPNIKDRLDFSCAVFDAQGQLCAQAAHIPVHLGSMAYAMQDIVDQFDWQVGDMVAFNDPYLGGTHLPDVTLVCPVHVSSVLVGFVANRAHHADIGSDTPGSMPLAKRLDEEGLIISPIKIMRNNVASAEFDEIKEALRNTVESTGDFNAQISSNQRGAKRLLSIVAEAGVEQYRRALEHLNNYGDRLMRQLLDSIPDGDYDFVDLMDDDGLGAQDIEIKLSLMVKKGAVLANFTGTSPQVNGNINCPLSVVAAAVYYVFRCLMPANTPACFGVYKRIKIKAPHGSLINAIKPAAVAAGNVETSTRLVDVVMGALAKAIPEKIPAASHGSMNNLAMGARTEIGSWNYYETIGGGMGAGRQYAGLSGVQTHMTNTLNTPIESLEMHYPLRVSSYQIRKNSGGAGEHQGGDGLIRELLFLQPANVTLLTERRRHQPWGLKGADNGKCGENWLNNEPLAGKVSVDVSAGDRLTVKTPGGGGYGIKS
- the aspS gene encoding aspartate--tRNA ligase, which produces MRSHYCGDINEKDLDQEVEICGWVHRRRDHGGVIFIDLRDREGIVQVVYDPDRADSFAIAESVRGEYVLKLRGRVRRRPEGTVNPKMKTGQIELLGLNLEVLNESKTPPIQVDGDIEVNEELRLRYRYIDLRRPEMLEKIRMRREATLNLRRFLEDEGFYEIETPFLTKATPEGARDYLVPSRTHENSFFALPQSPQLFKQLLMIAGMDRYYQVVRCFRDEDLRADRQPEFTQLDIETSFMDETQIMAMMEGMIRRLFSEVIDVTLPEQFPTITYADAMDLYGTDRPDLRNPLVLKDVGDLMAGVEFKVFSGPANSETGRVAALRVPGAGSLSRKNIDEYTKFVSIYGAKGLAYIKVNDRAAGIDGLQSPILKFLPDDVVESIMQRTEAQTGDIVFFGADSIKVVNEALGALRDKIGKDQGLLEGDWEPVWVIDFPMFDWDEKSNRWTALHHPFTAPAGDIAALQANPGQTISRAYDLVLNGTEVGGGSIRIHKTDMQQAVFNLLGLEEEESKEKFGFLLDALEYGCPPHGGIAFGMDRLVMLMSGASTIRDVMAFPKTQTAACPLTSAPAMVSDAQLKELGIRLRKPPVVEEK